From a single Carboxydothermus pertinax genomic region:
- a CDS encoding MDR family MFS transporter, whose amino-acid sequence METDSKRKILLIGLLLGMFFSSLDQTIVGTAMPRIIGELGGLDILSWVTTAYMLSSTSFVPIAGKLADIYGRRIMYVSGLGLFMLGSALCGTSENMTQLIIYRGLQGIGGGILMPMAMTIVGDIFPPDKRGKWQGVMGALFGLSSIVGPSLGGWIVDHTSWRWVFYINLPVGILAAITVFIGLAGEKRLKVNAPIDFTGAVTMIISVASLLLGLSLGGKEYPWNSWQIVGLFITSLVFFVIFLGVEKKAAEPILSLGLFKNRIFTISNIIGFLMGFGMFGAIMFLPLFMQGVLGISATNSGNTMIPMMFAMVFTSILGGQLVAKVGFRNLLTAGMALMTLGFYLLSTMTVDTTRLMVTLYIIVLGLGLGLVMPTLTIAVQYAFPPEQRGVATSATQFFRSIGGTFGVTIFGVVLNHRSIELLKKDFLPVVEKIPGLTTGPFASFLEKAKTDPQGLFNTLLRPEVLEKIPPQLKNIIIPPLKHALAESIHLVFFVAMFIVLSGIVISLFMDNIKVERKPRGVIAKEKPAESGAE is encoded by the coding sequence ATGGAAACTGATTCTAAGAGAAAAATTTTACTTATCGGATTATTGTTGGGCATGTTTTTTTCGTCCTTGGACCAGACGATTGTTGGTACTGCCATGCCAAGAATCATAGGGGAATTAGGCGGCCTTGATATTTTATCCTGGGTTACTACCGCTTATATGTTAAGTTCCACTTCTTTTGTGCCCATTGCCGGAAAACTTGCGGATATTTACGGCCGGCGTATTATGTATGTATCTGGCCTTGGCCTTTTTATGTTAGGTTCTGCCTTATGCGGTACCAGTGAAAACATGACCCAGCTTATTATTTACCGCGGTCTGCAGGGCATTGGTGGCGGTATCTTAATGCCCATGGCGATGACGATCGTAGGGGATATTTTCCCGCCGGATAAAAGAGGCAAATGGCAGGGCGTTATGGGGGCCTTGTTTGGGCTTTCCTCGATTGTTGGGCCGTCTCTGGGGGGCTGGATAGTAGACCATACTTCCTGGCGCTGGGTCTTTTATATTAATTTACCGGTAGGAATTTTAGCGGCAATTACCGTTTTTATTGGATTGGCCGGTGAGAAAAGGCTTAAAGTTAATGCGCCAATAGATTTTACCGGCGCCGTTACGATGATTATTTCTGTAGCTTCTCTTTTACTGGGGCTTAGCTTGGGCGGCAAAGAATACCCCTGGAACTCCTGGCAGATAGTTGGTTTATTTATTACTTCGCTGGTGTTTTTTGTAATTTTCCTTGGGGTCGAAAAAAAGGCCGCGGAGCCGATATTAAGTTTAGGACTATTTAAAAACCGGATTTTTACCATCTCTAATATAATCGGCTTTTTAATGGGCTTTGGTATGTTTGGAGCTATCATGTTTTTACCCCTCTTTATGCAGGGAGTCTTAGGGATTTCGGCAACCAACTCCGGTAATACCATGATACCAATGATGTTTGCTATGGTCTTTACCAGTATCTTAGGCGGCCAGTTAGTTGCCAAAGTTGGTTTTAGAAATCTTTTAACTGCCGGTATGGCTTTAATGACTCTAGGTTTTTATCTCCTAAGCACTATGACTGTAGATACCACCCGCCTGATGGTGACCTTATATATAATAGTCCTGGGCTTGGGATTGGGGCTGGTGATGCCGACCTTAACCATTGCAGTGCAATATGCTTTCCCACCGGAACAGCGGGGAGTAGCGACTTCGGCAACCCAGTTTTTTAGAAGTATTGGTGGAACTTTTGGGGTAACAATTTTTGGGGTGGTCCTAAACCACCGCTCCATTGAGCTTTTAAAGAAAGATTTTCTGCCGGTGGTGGAAAAAATACCAGGCCTAACTACCGGACCTTTTGCAAGTTTTCTGGAGAAAGCCAAAACCGACCCTCAAGGGCTTTTTAATACGTTATTAAGACCGGAAGTGTTAGAGAAGATTCCACCCCAATTAAAAAACATCATAATTCCGCCATTAAAACACGCTCTGGCGGAATCTATTCACCTGGTATTTTTTGTAGCAATGTTTATAGTATTATCGGGCATTGTTATAAGTTTATTTATGGATAATATTAAGGTTGAAAGAAAGCCAAGAGGAGTAATTGCCAAAGAAAAACCGGCGGAAAGTGGAGCGGAATAA
- a CDS encoding MarR family winged helix-turn-helix transcriptional regulator: MIQFKRGDGFHGQRFAIKKSEFILLATMQEMISQGDKGVKVSDLGARLQITPAAVTHMLNSLEEGGYIERVRDLKDRRIVLVKPSKKGQEILEQGKKEFFERFYGLVGFLGEEDSRELIKLLNKVIRYFKEGVKKDGN; encoded by the coding sequence GTGATTCAATTTAAAAGAGGCGATGGTTTTCACGGGCAGCGTTTTGCCATTAAAAAGAGTGAATTTATTTTACTTGCTACCATGCAGGAGATGATTTCCCAGGGTGATAAGGGAGTTAAGGTTTCCGATTTAGGAGCACGGTTGCAAATTACTCCTGCTGCAGTTACGCACATGCTCAATTCTTTAGAAGAAGGCGGCTATATTGAGCGGGTTAGGGATTTAAAAGACCGGCGGATAGTTTTGGTCAAACCTTCAAAAAAGGGTCAAGAAATTCTTGAACAGGGCAAAAAAGAGTTTTTTGAACGGTTTTATGGATTGGTAGGCTTTTTAGGTGAAGAAGACAGTAGAGAGTTAATAAAGCTACTAAATAAAGTTATACGCTATTTCAAAGAGGGGGTTAAAAAGGATGGAAACTGA
- a CDS encoding copper chaperone Copz family protein — MNCPKCGDPGTQVFLDTVYNLLKEDLKAFFEKGVYYACTNPDCEVAYFGGNTYLVSDVYPKLWYKDSSDDVYLCYCNKVTRREIKEAFQKVGPDLKAIFALTGACGGGRCRTENPLGRCCHKVIEEYVKELRQQ; from the coding sequence ATGAATTGTCCTAAATGTGGAGACCCGGGCACTCAAGTTTTCCTGGATACGGTTTATAATTTACTTAAGGAAGATTTAAAAGCTTTTTTTGAAAAGGGAGTATACTATGCTTGTACCAATCCTGATTGTGAGGTCGCTTATTTTGGCGGTAATACTTACCTGGTAAGTGATGTATATCCAAAGTTATGGTACAAAGATAGCAGTGACGATGTTTATTTATGCTACTGCAATAAAGTTACCCGCCGGGAAATCAAAGAAGCCTTCCAAAAAGTTGGCCCGGATTTAAAGGCAATTTTTGCGCTAACGGGAGCTTGTGGTGGAGGGCGCTGTCGTACCGAAAACCCTTTAGGGCGTTGTTGCCACAAGGTAATTGAGGAATATGTAAAGGAGTTACGACAGCAGTAA
- a CDS encoding methylated-DNA--[protein]-cysteine S-methyltransferase — protein MECDIITTDSGYVALAVSKKGIYAVSLPKTTAKDALAEIGVDFNPGKSSLFCKTAALLKRYYAGEKVDFSSLPLDLSWASPFAQRVYQELLKVPYGQTITYGELAARAGRPGAARAVGRSMATNKITVIIPUHRVLAAGGGLGGFAGGLTLKEKMLQMEKQA, from the coding sequence ATGGAATGTGATATTATTACCACCGATTCTGGTTATGTTGCTTTGGCAGTATCAAAAAAGGGCATTTACGCTGTTTCCCTCCCCAAAACTACTGCAAAAGACGCACTGGCAGAAATCGGAGTTGATTTCAATCCCGGTAAATCAAGTTTATTTTGTAAGACTGCCGCATTACTAAAACGTTACTATGCCGGTGAAAAAGTTGATTTTTCATCGTTGCCTTTAGATTTAAGCTGGGCTTCCCCTTTTGCTCAAAGAGTCTACCAAGAACTTTTAAAGGTCCCTTATGGGCAAACGATAACCTACGGCGAATTAGCCGCGCGGGCAGGACGCCCGGGAGCTGCTCGAGCCGTGGGGAGATCAATGGCGACCAACAAAATCACGGTAATAATTCCCTGACACCGGGTACTGGCCGCTGGAGGCGGTCTGGGTGGCTTTGCTGGAGGACTAACCTTAAAAGAAAAAATGCTCCAAATGGAAAAGCAGGCATAA